The proteins below are encoded in one region of Nocardioides marmorisolisilvae:
- a CDS encoding class I adenylate-forming enzyme family protein: MLPNQSVSLAHSFARHLDSDPEATAIVVGDDRWTRAQLSTQADRVITTLLAAGAKPGDAVVAHYDTGFEDVAVALAAARVGCVFMPIPKRLGEREFRYVVELADPTVVMVNTDVQRAMVDEREGMLVTTRAEIAADQPTAVEPHAWAGDVPAVVGFTSGSTGLPKGVMHGWSSMDWVADRIAERAGLSYGEAICVTGAGAGAPGFTFYTYLGLTRGLPIVKSEKWDPARVVELMAREKCVWSTMVPTMLLMLMRAREELGDALDLSSMRTISMGGSPMSSDLIADARRIMGFEVLRVYAMAEVMMHCHMGLDSTQEERNLLDGKPGPDCDLVILGPSGERLPDGEVGEVAMRGPSLMLGYLGDPSGVEGMLTSEGFLRSGDLGRKVEGGYVKIVGRLKDMIIRGGFNIDPSEVEELIRLYPGVRDVAVVGYPDPVYGERACAWIWTDEEVTMADLVQHLLGLKLSKEKLPERVVCTHTVPQSPDGKILKGELRKILAHEAAKATA; this comes from the coding sequence ATGTTGCCGAATCAATCTGTGAGCCTGGCCCATTCGTTTGCCCGCCACCTCGATTCCGATCCCGAGGCCACCGCGATCGTGGTCGGGGACGACCGGTGGACGCGAGCGCAGCTCTCGACGCAGGCCGATCGTGTGATCACGACGCTCCTCGCCGCCGGTGCCAAACCCGGCGACGCCGTGGTCGCACACTATGACACCGGGTTCGAGGATGTGGCCGTCGCCCTGGCAGCAGCACGCGTTGGATGTGTCTTCATGCCCATCCCCAAGCGCCTCGGTGAACGCGAGTTCCGCTATGTCGTCGAACTCGCAGATCCCACCGTCGTCATGGTCAACACCGATGTGCAGCGCGCAATGGTGGACGAGCGTGAGGGAATGCTCGTGACCACCCGCGCCGAGATCGCCGCGGATCAACCGACCGCGGTCGAGCCGCATGCGTGGGCCGGAGACGTGCCGGCAGTCGTGGGCTTCACCAGTGGTTCGACGGGCCTGCCCAAGGGCGTGATGCACGGCTGGAGTTCGATGGACTGGGTCGCCGACCGAATCGCGGAACGGGCCGGGCTCAGCTACGGCGAGGCAATCTGCGTCACCGGTGCAGGGGCGGGAGCCCCCGGTTTCACCTTCTACACGTATCTCGGCCTAACGAGGGGGTTGCCCATCGTCAAGAGCGAGAAGTGGGATCCAGCTCGCGTGGTCGAGCTGATGGCGCGCGAGAAGTGTGTCTGGTCGACCATGGTTCCAACAATGCTTCTCATGCTCATGCGAGCCCGCGAGGAACTCGGCGATGCGCTCGACCTCTCGTCGATGCGCACCATCTCCATGGGTGGTTCGCCCATGTCGTCCGACCTCATCGCCGATGCTCGCCGCATCATGGGCTTCGAGGTCCTTCGCGTCTATGCGATGGCGGAGGTCATGATGCACTGCCACATGGGTCTGGACTCCACTCAGGAGGAGCGCAATCTCCTCGACGGCAAGCCGGGTCCCGACTGTGATCTGGTCATCCTCGGGCCCTCGGGAGAACGACTTCCCGACGGCGAGGTCGGCGAGGTCGCCATGAGGGGCCCCTCGTTGATGCTCGGATATCTGGGCGACCCGTCAGGTGTCGAAGGCATGCTGACTTCTGAGGGCTTCCTACGCAGCGGGGACCTGGGCCGGAAGGTCGAAGGCGGCTACGTCAAGATCGTCGGGCGCCTCAAGGACATGATCATCCGTGGCGGCTTCAATATCGATCCGAGCGAGGTCGAGGAGCTCATCCGGCTCTACCCCGGTGTCCGCGATGTCGCCGTGGTCGGCTATCCGGATCCGGTCTACGGCGAGCGTGCATGTGCGTGGATCTGGACCGATGAGGAAGTCACCATGGCCGACCTCGTGCAGCACCTGCTCGGCCTCAAGCTCTCCAAGGAGAAGTTGCCCGAGCGGGTGGTCTGCACGCACACCGTGCCCCAGTCGCCGGATGGGAAGATTCTCAAGGGCGAGCTGCGCAAGATCCTCGCCCATGAGGCCGCTAAGGCGACCGCGTAG
- a CDS encoding acyl-CoA dehydrogenase family protein: MTAADVRTATFFTHDGAPPRLLVDGGTSVTHALVVDDRTGAVDLMPVVSLEPRPGLAKPDWHEASVGAADCSFTLAMDAVDDLAATLRLGLAARARAAASRCHELALEYARTREAFGKPIGAYQAVSHRAANGAIDLTALGLLLMEAAASIVNGAPDRHLSAELAIAYAVETLPRVQFDNAHTLAAQGYFEEHEAPWLFRRLHADLVRLRAIPPASGEPAEQLLRASRSLPALGLGESAEQFRQEVRKVLAPFSGVGAVQHLDAPPSPDLLAAFSEAGYFSLAWPKEFGGADAPIEHQIVLAEELAAHNIHLEAKIVADMFGTAILRHGTPEQCERFLPLLNSGRLTQYLAYSEPEVGSDLAHLRTRAVREGDDWVVNGSKMWGTGAQRAEYVWLAARTDPDATPPHAGITLFLTPIEGSGWEAQQHVALSGEISCTTFFDDFRVPDSDRIGEVNGGWKVIGEALAQERIAMANIAAECLRLLEDLLAATRDRPDVVGPVGSAARATITQLSARVQAARVLVAASVRATAAGGGARLEAPMAKVVAASLYEDFGVSALGLLGPSAILGEDVADVPGCGGFEYALRASIMHAVGGGTIDIQRNLIARSLGMAKG; encoded by the coding sequence GTGACGGCGGCCGACGTTCGGACGGCCACCTTCTTCACGCACGACGGGGCACCGCCGCGCCTCCTGGTGGATGGGGGAACGTCCGTCACGCATGCCCTGGTGGTTGATGACAGGACCGGCGCGGTCGACCTGATGCCCGTCGTTTCGCTCGAGCCCAGACCGGGCCTGGCCAAGCCGGATTGGCATGAGGCTTCGGTGGGCGCAGCTGACTGCAGCTTCACGCTCGCGATGGACGCAGTCGACGACCTCGCCGCAACGCTTCGTCTCGGTCTCGCTGCCCGGGCACGCGCAGCAGCCAGCCGGTGCCACGAGTTGGCACTTGAGTACGCACGGACCCGTGAGGCTTTTGGCAAGCCGATCGGCGCCTACCAAGCCGTCTCCCATCGAGCGGCGAACGGGGCCATCGACCTGACCGCGCTGGGCCTGCTCCTGATGGAGGCAGCCGCGTCGATCGTCAACGGGGCTCCCGATCGCCACTTGAGCGCTGAGCTCGCGATCGCCTACGCGGTCGAGACCCTGCCGCGCGTCCAGTTCGACAACGCCCACACGCTGGCCGCCCAAGGCTACTTCGAGGAACACGAGGCACCCTGGCTCTTCCGACGCCTGCACGCCGATCTGGTCAGGCTGCGGGCAATTCCTCCAGCTTCGGGTGAACCCGCCGAACAGCTCCTCCGGGCCAGTCGCAGCCTGCCCGCTCTGGGTCTCGGCGAGTCCGCAGAACAGTTCCGTCAAGAGGTCCGCAAGGTGCTCGCGCCCTTCAGCGGAGTCGGAGCGGTACAGCATCTGGATGCGCCACCGTCGCCCGACCTGCTCGCCGCCTTCAGCGAGGCCGGCTACTTCTCGCTCGCCTGGCCCAAGGAGTTCGGCGGTGCCGATGCCCCGATCGAGCACCAGATCGTTCTCGCCGAGGAGCTTGCCGCCCACAACATCCACCTCGAAGCGAAGATCGTCGCCGACATGTTCGGTACCGCGATCCTCCGTCACGGAACACCCGAACAGTGCGAGCGCTTCCTGCCTCTGCTCAACAGCGGCCGGCTGACCCAGTATCTTGCCTACTCTGAGCCAGAGGTCGGATCAGACCTGGCTCACCTTCGGACGCGGGCAGTTCGCGAGGGCGACGACTGGGTCGTCAACGGCAGCAAGATGTGGGGCACGGGCGCGCAACGAGCAGAGTACGTGTGGCTCGCGGCACGAACCGACCCGGACGCGACGCCGCCCCACGCAGGCATCACGCTCTTCCTCACTCCGATCGAGGGATCGGGCTGGGAGGCCCAGCAGCATGTCGCGTTGTCCGGCGAAATCTCTTGCACGACCTTCTTCGATGACTTCCGTGTCCCGGACAGCGACCGGATCGGTGAGGTTAACGGGGGCTGGAAGGTGATCGGCGAGGCGCTCGCCCAGGAGCGGATCGCCATGGCGAACATCGCGGCCGAATGTCTGCGCCTTCTCGAGGATCTGCTCGCAGCTACCAGAGATCGGCCCGATGTCGTCGGCCCCGTCGGCTCTGCGGCCAGGGCGACGATCACCCAGCTGTCCGCACGGGTTCAGGCAGCACGGGTGCTGGTCGCGGCGAGCGTTCGCGCGACCGCTGCCGGAGGCGGCGCACGCCTGGAGGCGCCGATGGCCAAGGTCGTTGCGGCCTCGCTCTACGAGGACTTCGGCGTGTCGGCCCTGGGCCTACTCGGCCCCAGCGCGATTCTCGGCGAGGACGTCGCCGACGTACCGGGGTGCGGGGGTTTCGAATATGCCCTGCGCGCCTCGATCATGCATGCGGTCGGCGGCGGAACCATCGATATTCAACGCAACCTCATTGCACGGTCGCTGGGCATGGCGAAGGGCTGA
- a CDS encoding SDR family NAD(P)-dependent oxidoreductase: MPTLDGKVAVITASTRSLGRAIAEAYLAEGAYVVISSRSAEKGEQALRELDAGTQAHFVPCDATRREDVEHLIAAAIDHFGGLDIAVLNAGGCDKTAPVAEMSDEEWQFELDWNLNHVFWGMRASIQHMLPRKSGRIIAMSSMEGKLGKPGIPGYVANKHAILGLVKSAAREVGTEGITINALCPGIVLTDAFYDVGPATIQAMNLPDLDALAAIYYKESALQRPIEAAEVAAAALFLASDAASGITGTALNVDGGASPY, from the coding sequence ATGCCTACGCTCGACGGAAAAGTAGCGGTCATCACCGCGAGCACGCGGAGCTTGGGACGCGCCATCGCCGAGGCCTATCTGGCCGAAGGGGCGTACGTCGTCATCAGTAGCCGGTCGGCCGAGAAGGGCGAACAGGCACTGCGCGAGCTCGACGCCGGCACCCAGGCCCATTTCGTGCCGTGCGACGCGACCCGCCGCGAGGACGTGGAGCACCTGATCGCCGCGGCGATCGACCACTTCGGCGGGCTTGACATCGCCGTTCTCAACGCCGGCGGCTGCGACAAGACCGCACCGGTGGCAGAGATGTCCGACGAGGAATGGCAGTTCGAGCTCGACTGGAACCTCAATCACGTCTTCTGGGGCATGCGTGCGTCGATCCAGCACATGCTCCCCCGCAAGAGCGGGCGAATCATCGCCATGTCATCGATGGAAGGGAAGCTGGGCAAGCCCGGGATTCCGGGCTACGTCGCAAACAAGCACGCCATTCTCGGCCTGGTGAAGTCAGCAGCTCGCGAAGTCGGCACCGAAGGCATCACCATTAACGCCCTCTGCCCGGGCATCGTCCTCACCGACGCCTTCTACGACGTCGGCCCCGCCACGATCCAAGCCATGAATCTTCCCGACCTCGACGCGCTCGCGGCCATCTACTACAAGGAATCGGCGCTCCAACGGCCGATCGAGGCCGCCGAGGTCGCCGCTGCCGCACTCTTCCTCGCAAGCGATGCCGCCAGTGGCATCACCGGCACCGCTCTCAACGTCGACGGCGGCGCATCGCCGTACTGA
- a CDS encoding helix-turn-helix domain-containing protein, translating into MTVDGPIRRAREDRGRSLRSVAAELALSPATLSAIETGRTSVTVDRLARIAAVLGVPTSSLLEVDDHPVRRPHPTTRPRVAPSAPTSWREFPDLKLDPVLASAIRVFVTTGYHGATIRSIAAGAGTSVSGVYQRYDGKQHLLVTILDLTMDELDWRLAAARASAPDGPAGPLVRFATLVEALALFHTRRADLAFIGASEMRSIRPADHDRIARRRSEIQRMLDREIRAAVRSGLVATRRPREDGRAIATMCTSLPQWFDNAGSTTPEQIAHEYALLALRMLGTRTG; encoded by the coding sequence GTGACGGTCGATGGCCCGATCCGACGCGCGCGCGAGGACCGCGGTCGGTCGCTGCGGTCGGTCGCCGCTGAACTCGCCCTGAGTCCGGCAACCCTCAGTGCGATCGAGACCGGTCGAACATCTGTCACCGTCGACCGCCTCGCGCGCATCGCGGCCGTCCTCGGCGTACCGACGTCGTCGCTGCTGGAAGTTGACGACCACCCCGTACGACGGCCGCACCCCACGACCCGGCCCCGGGTCGCCCCATCGGCCCCGACGTCCTGGCGCGAGTTCCCCGACCTCAAGCTGGATCCGGTGCTCGCGAGCGCAATCCGCGTCTTCGTGACGACCGGCTATCACGGCGCGACGATCCGGTCGATCGCTGCCGGTGCCGGCACCAGCGTGTCCGGCGTCTATCAGCGCTACGACGGCAAGCAGCACCTCCTCGTGACCATCCTCGACCTGACGATGGACGAACTCGACTGGCGTCTGGCTGCCGCCCGCGCGTCGGCACCGGACGGTCCTGCCGGACCGCTCGTCCGGTTCGCGACGCTGGTCGAGGCGCTCGCGCTGTTTCACACGCGTCGGGCCGACCTCGCATTCATCGGGGCGAGCGAGATGCGCAGCATCCGACCGGCCGACCACGACCGCATCGCTCGACGACGCTCGGAGATCCAGCGGATGCTCGACCGTGAAATCCGTGCCGCAGTCAGATCGGGGCTGGTCGCGACCCGGCGTCCACGAGAGGACGGTCGAGCCATCGCGACAATGTGCACCTCGCTGCCGCAATGGTTCGACAACGCGGGATCGACAACGCCCGAGCAGATTGCCCACGAGTACGCGCTCCTCGCTCTGCGCATGCTCGGTACCCGTACCGGCTGA
- a CDS encoding SDR family oxidoreductase, producing the protein MSLRYPSVAEVTEALWDKTVNRSLGGARAGVNAMTAALTAEFAPVPMNTIMPGAFGSDVGRHWTEEAVAAVCEVTALGRDDRPEKIGGTALYRATEASSVTTGTAISVDGGRA; encoded by the coding sequence ATGTCGCTCCGCTATCCCTCCGTCGCCGAGGTGACCGAGGCGTTGTGGGACAAGACCGTCAATCGTTCCCTAGGCGGTGCGAGGGCCGGCGTGAACGCCATGACGGCGGCGCTGACGGCGGAGTTCGCCCCCGTTCCCATGAACACGATCATGCCGGGGGCCTTCGGCTCCGACGTCGGCCGGCACTGGACCGAGGAGGCGGTGGCCGCTGTCTGCGAGGTCACCGCGCTGGGTCGTGACGATCGACCGGAGAAGATCGGGGGCACCGCCCTGTACCGGGCCACCGAGGCATCGTCGGTCACCACGGGAACCGCGATCAGCGTGGACGGCGGTCGTGCCTGA
- a CDS encoding CaiB/BaiF CoA transferase family protein, with protein sequence MPKLPLTGLRVLDLTDGRGELAPRLLGDLGADVIRVETAQGSSSRTALPMWRDRSISYAVHNANKRAIALDADTTEDVEFFWDLVGRSDIIFQQPDAPLIPVSPEEIAAAHPHLIVVALTDFGLTGPRRDWIGTDAVLGALIGVSVQSRLPGQEPLSPPNGIVTESAAVLTAWSALAAYYRRLGTGRGEFIDASTYEAAIQSVDPLFGIRGTASGGRPPWEEEYEQQDTRHLYPIFRCKDGYVRMCVLATRQWESLLSWMGSPPELADPELGSLVARQQARDLIDTVVGGFLRTRTATELETEAERFGVPLARVQTPAQVFDCEQFGTRRAFVRTPLDDNGQTIALANGFVEFDGERAGIRRRAPQHDEHRAEVLRELADIDKRPTDSQGGGPPGALPFAGLRVLDLGVIVVGAEIGRLFADLGAEVIKVENRNFPDGSRQVAPADTMTVSLAYGHRNKQSLGLNLRDPRGIELFEELVRGSDVVVSNFKPGTMAALGLDYERLRTLNPGIVVADSSAFGPTGPWSERMGYGPLVRAATGLTSLWRYPELEDGYADTSTIYPDNVSAIISAITVLAALIKRNGDGIGARVSVSQAETILAQLSSRFAFASISGDDCAYPSPDVHVLQCAGRDQWCVVELRDPRDSAKLAEVLGCRTTERAALVNTAINWFAHHPASEAMSTLQDAGVPCGVVQRPTDLMRDPQLLDRQFLRPVYQPHGPGVLPATGAPARFASLPQIDLLPAPLQGQDTRTICRDVLRLSEAQIDEAARAGVIQLCDSRSRTDESQDHE encoded by the coding sequence ATGCCGAAACTGCCGCTTACAGGACTACGGGTACTCGACCTGACAGATGGGCGAGGAGAACTTGCACCGCGCCTGCTCGGCGATCTGGGCGCTGACGTCATCCGCGTCGAAACGGCTCAGGGCTCGAGCAGCCGTACCGCACTGCCGATGTGGCGGGACCGCAGCATCAGCTACGCGGTCCACAACGCCAACAAGCGCGCGATCGCCCTGGATGCCGACACCACAGAAGATGTCGAGTTCTTCTGGGATCTGGTCGGCAGGAGCGACATCATCTTCCAGCAACCTGATGCGCCGTTGATCCCTGTCAGCCCCGAGGAGATCGCTGCGGCGCATCCGCACCTCATCGTGGTCGCCCTGACGGACTTCGGACTCACCGGGCCTCGCCGGGACTGGATCGGCACTGACGCCGTCCTCGGCGCACTCATAGGCGTATCCGTCCAATCACGGCTCCCCGGACAGGAGCCGCTCTCACCCCCCAACGGAATCGTGACCGAGTCAGCCGCGGTCCTCACGGCATGGTCCGCACTTGCCGCCTATTACCGGCGACTGGGAACCGGACGGGGCGAGTTCATCGACGCCTCGACCTACGAAGCAGCCATCCAGTCCGTCGATCCCTTGTTCGGGATCCGAGGCACTGCGTCGGGCGGTCGGCCACCATGGGAAGAGGAATACGAGCAGCAGGACACTCGACACCTCTATCCGATCTTCCGCTGCAAGGACGGTTACGTGCGAATGTGCGTGCTCGCGACCAGGCAGTGGGAGTCTCTCCTGAGCTGGATGGGTTCACCGCCCGAGCTCGCCGATCCCGAACTTGGCTCACTCGTCGCGCGTCAGCAGGCGCGAGACCTGATCGACACCGTCGTCGGCGGATTCCTCCGCACCAGGACGGCTACCGAGCTGGAGACCGAAGCCGAGCGATTCGGCGTACCGCTCGCCCGGGTCCAGACGCCGGCCCAGGTCTTCGACTGTGAACAGTTCGGAACCAGAAGAGCCTTCGTCCGCACACCGTTGGACGACAACGGGCAGACGATTGCGCTGGCGAATGGCTTCGTCGAGTTCGACGGCGAGCGGGCCGGCATCCGCCGCCGGGCGCCGCAGCACGACGAACATCGCGCCGAGGTACTCCGCGAACTTGCCGACATCGACAAGCGCCCGACCGACAGCCAGGGTGGAGGTCCTCCAGGGGCACTACCCTTCGCGGGCCTACGGGTGCTGGACCTGGGCGTCATCGTGGTCGGGGCCGAGATCGGGCGGCTCTTCGCGGACCTCGGTGCCGAAGTGATCAAGGTAGAAAACCGCAATTTCCCCGATGGAAGTCGTCAGGTTGCCCCTGCCGACACGATGACGGTATCCCTCGCCTACGGCCACCGTAACAAGCAGAGCCTGGGACTCAATCTCCGCGATCCCCGAGGCATCGAGCTCTTCGAAGAACTCGTCCGCGGTTCCGACGTGGTGGTGTCGAACTTCAAACCTGGCACGATGGCGGCACTCGGGCTCGACTACGAGCGGCTACGCACTCTGAACCCAGGCATCGTCGTCGCCGACAGCAGCGCCTTCGGTCCGACCGGGCCGTGGAGCGAGCGTATGGGCTACGGGCCGCTGGTGCGCGCCGCGACCGGTCTCACCTCGTTGTGGCGATACCCAGAGCTCGAGGACGGATATGCAGACACCTCGACGATCTACCCAGACAATGTGTCGGCGATCATCTCTGCCATTACCGTCCTCGCAGCGCTCATCAAACGAAACGGCGACGGGATCGGTGCCCGGGTGAGCGTCTCCCAAGCCGAGACGATCCTGGCGCAACTCTCATCGCGATTCGCCTTTGCCTCCATTTCAGGTGACGATTGCGCGTATCCATCACCCGACGTACACGTCCTCCAATGTGCCGGCCGCGACCAGTGGTGCGTGGTCGAGCTGCGCGATCCGCGTGACTCCGCGAAACTGGCTGAAGTCCTGGGGTGTCGGACCACCGAGCGCGCGGCTCTCGTGAATACCGCGATCAATTGGTTCGCCCATCATCCGGCCTCCGAAGCCATGTCAACGCTGCAGGATGCAGGTGTTCCCTGCGGTGTCGTCCAGCGACCCACTGACCTGATGCGCGATCCCCAGTTGCTGGACCGACAGTTCCTCCGGCCCGTTTATCAGCCACACGGTCCAGGAGTGCTTCCGGCGACGGGCGCACCGGCACGATTTGCCAGCCTTCCGCAGATTGATCTGTTACCAGCCCCCCTTCAAGGACAAGACACCCGCACCATCTGCCGAGACGTTCTCAGGCTGTCCGAGGCCCAGATCGACGAAGCCGCCCGGGCCGGGGTCATCCAACTATGCGACTCCCGTTCTCGAACCGACGAATCGCAGGATCATGAATGA
- a CDS encoding AMP-binding protein, which produces MSARPPTDLPLSPVNFLRRSAVVFPERVAVVDGDIRITYAAWLTRVRRMAGLLAAQGVKPGDCVALLAPNSRMLLDAHFGVALAGATVLTLNIRLTADELTWITEHASASVLLYDHSLAALASRLPASAKISDVEYEELLIDADEVERAVEDEYASLALNYTSGTTGRPRGVIYHHRGAHQQALAMAYHAALDPSTVHLWTLPMFHCNGWGFTWAVTAAGGRHVCLRQVRPDAVWRAVQEEGVTSLNAAPTVLIDLAASSLAARVPHRVLVGTGGAPPSPTLLGQLGDLGFDVRHYYGLTETFGPSVVSEFPPERAAAPLSEQASFKARQGNANIAGAPVRVVDDAGRDVPADGVSVGEIVLTGNTVALGYHRDPVATAEAFGSGWFRTGDLGVMHPDNYIELRDRAKDVIISGGENIASVEVEQALATHPDVLECAVVGAPHDRWGEVPVAFVTLRSGASLTSVELIAWARKQLPGFKAPKEVVFGDLPKTGTGKIQKFQLRAQLRADG; this is translated from the coding sequence GTGAGCGCCCGGCCACCGACCGACCTTCCGCTGAGCCCCGTCAACTTCCTCAGACGCTCGGCCGTCGTCTTCCCCGAACGTGTGGCTGTCGTCGACGGTGACATCAGGATCACCTATGCCGCTTGGCTGACGCGTGTCCGCCGGATGGCAGGACTCCTCGCTGCCCAGGGAGTGAAACCAGGCGATTGCGTAGCCCTGCTGGCCCCCAACAGCCGCATGCTCCTCGACGCACATTTCGGCGTCGCCCTAGCCGGCGCAACAGTGTTGACGCTGAACATCCGACTCACCGCTGACGAGCTCACATGGATCACCGAACATGCGTCGGCAAGCGTCCTGCTCTATGACCATTCGCTTGCGGCGCTCGCGAGCCGGTTGCCTGCGTCTGCCAAGATCTCGGACGTCGAGTATGAGGAACTGCTCATCGACGCTGATGAGGTCGAGCGCGCGGTCGAGGACGAATACGCCAGCCTCGCCCTCAACTACACGTCAGGGACCACTGGCCGCCCGCGCGGGGTCATCTACCACCATCGGGGCGCCCACCAGCAGGCGCTTGCCATGGCCTACCACGCCGCGCTCGACCCCAGCACCGTCCATCTGTGGACCCTTCCGATGTTCCATTGCAACGGATGGGGCTTCACCTGGGCGGTCACTGCGGCCGGAGGACGACACGTATGCCTGCGGCAGGTGCGACCAGACGCTGTCTGGCGCGCGGTGCAGGAGGAGGGGGTCACCAGCCTTAACGCAGCACCAACGGTGCTCATCGACCTCGCAGCGAGTTCGCTCGCCGCCCGCGTCCCCCATCGGGTGCTCGTCGGCACCGGCGGAGCGCCACCCTCCCCGACACTGCTGGGCCAACTGGGTGACCTGGGCTTCGACGTGCGCCACTACTACGGTCTGACCGAGACCTTCGGGCCCTCCGTCGTGTCCGAGTTCCCACCGGAACGTGCCGCGGCACCGCTCAGCGAGCAGGCCTCGTTCAAGGCACGCCAAGGCAACGCGAACATCGCCGGTGCGCCCGTGCGCGTCGTCGACGATGCCGGCCGTGACGTGCCAGCGGACGGTGTCTCCGTGGGTGAGATCGTCCTGACGGGCAACACGGTCGCCTTGGGGTATCACCGCGATCCCGTTGCCACTGCGGAGGCGTTCGGTAGCGGCTGGTTCCGAACGGGCGACCTCGGAGTGATGCACCCTGACAACTACATCGAACTTCGCGATCGGGCGAAGGACGTGATCATCTCCGGCGGCGAGAACATCGCCTCGGTGGAAGTCGAGCAGGCGCTTGCTACCCACCCCGACGTGCTTGAGTGTGCAGTCGTCGGCGCACCGCATGACCGCTGGGGCGAGGTACCGGTTGCCTTCGTCACCCTCCGCAGTGGGGCCAGTCTCACCAGCGTCGAACTTATCGCCTGGGCGCGCAAGCAACTCCCCGGATTCAAGGCCCCGAAAGAGGTCGTGTTTGGCGATCTGCCCAAGACGGGAACCGGCAAGATTCAGAAATTCCAGCTCCGCGCCCAGTTGCGCGCGGACGGATGA
- a CDS encoding alpha/beta fold hydrolase — translation MPEHTDDEIASVHRHAAELGVGLDPAAVRRVELDGGDVRVSGLSWGGDDPKVILLHGGGQNAHTWDRMLLTGTGPALALDLPGHGRSGWYPTPDYRPRRMAASLATAIGSLPAVPRVVVGMSLGGLAALALAAAHPDLARGLVLVDITPGNRPGRAGDLATLAETEVFADFEALLRHTRRYLPTASDASLERSLRYNAVRRDDGSYAWRADPRRWEDGRTQTERLFDEMASLWSEVALLQCPTTLVVAGDSPIVTVEDRQRMLRSNRRVRSVEIPRCGHNVQSDRPEALAAEVSCLLDT, via the coding sequence GTGCCTGAGCACACCGACGACGAGATCGCGAGCGTCCACCGGCACGCGGCCGAGCTCGGCGTGGGGCTGGACCCCGCAGCGGTGCGCCGCGTCGAGCTCGACGGCGGCGATGTCCGGGTGAGCGGGCTGTCTTGGGGGGGCGACGACCCCAAGGTCATCCTGCTGCACGGTGGCGGCCAGAACGCCCACACCTGGGACCGGATGCTCCTCACTGGGACTGGGCCCGCGCTCGCTCTGGACCTGCCCGGCCACGGGCGCTCCGGCTGGTACCCCACCCCGGACTACCGGCCTCGCCGGATGGCCGCTTCGCTCGCCACTGCGATCGGGAGCCTCCCCGCCGTTCCCCGTGTGGTGGTCGGGATGTCCCTCGGCGGCCTGGCCGCGCTCGCGCTCGCCGCGGCCCATCCGGACCTCGCTCGGGGCCTCGTCCTGGTGGACATCACGCCCGGCAACCGACCCGGGCGCGCCGGAGACCTCGCAACCCTGGCGGAGACCGAGGTGTTCGCCGACTTCGAGGCGCTCCTCCGGCACACCCGCCGGTACCTCCCCACGGCGAGCGACGCCTCCCTGGAGCGCTCCTTGCGCTACAACGCCGTGAGGCGGGACGACGGCAGCTACGCATGGCGCGCGGATCCACGACGGTGGGAGGACGGTCGCACCCAGACCGAGCGGCTCTTCGACGAGATGGCCTCGCTGTGGAGCGAGGTCGCGCTGCTGCAGTGTCCGACGACGCTGGTGGTCGCGGGCGACTCCCCAATCGTCACCGTCGAGGACCGTCAGCGGATGCTCCGGTCGAACCGGCGCGTCCGCAGCGTGGAGATCCCTCGCTGCGGCCACAACGTGCAGTCGGACCGGCCGGAGGCGCTGGCGGCGGAGGTCTCGTGCCTCCTGGACACCTGA